The genome window GGCGACGGGGGGCCACTCACGGCCACGCTTAGAGCCGCCGCCAAGATATTGGATGAAGTAGAGGCCTTGGACGATCCTCAAAAGCCGATCATAGAGCGGCATAGCGGTGCCGTCGCCGCCATGGGCGGGCGCGACGAGGGAGAAAGGGAGGCCTCGATCCTTTTAAACCTGCGCATCCCTCTGGGTGTTCGACCGGAGGATATGGTCGAACTTGCCTCGCAAGCGGCTCGCGCCCGTGGCGTGACGCTTGAGGTGGTAGAGGCCACACCGCCGCACGCTGAATCTAAAGACAACGTCGTCGTGCGGGCCCTGCGGACGGCCATCCGAATGAAAGGATGCAAGCCGCGCCTCTTGGCCAAGGGCGGCACGGCCGATTTCAATCTGGCCGCTCAATGGGGATGTCCCATGGCCGCCTACGGCCCTGGCGACAGTCATTTGGATCACACCAGCGAGGAGCGCATTTCTTTGAGCGATTACACAAAAGCTATAGATATATTGCAAGAGGCGCTGCGCCTCATAATGACACAATGACACATGGCGACGATAAACTTCGAGCAGTTTGAAGCTGTTGAGATGCGGGTTGGGTGCATTTTGAGGGCCGAGCGCAACGAAAAGGCACGCAAGCCTGCCTATAAGTTGTGGATAGACTTTGGCGAGGAAATCGGCCTAAAACAGAGCAGCGCCCAGATTGTAGACCTCTACGCCCCAGAGGAGTTAGCTGGGCGCCTCGTGGTGGCCGTGACGAATTTCCCTCCGAAAATGGTGGCAGGATGGGTTAGTGAGGTCCTGGTCTTGGGCGTCCCTGATGACGAAGGAAGGGTTTGCCTCCTCAGCGTGGATGATTCGCCCCCTTTAGGAGCCCGCGTGTTTTAAGGAGGAGTTGCGTTTTTATTTTTTATACTCTCACTTCCACTTCCACATCCACTCTCACTCTCACTTTCACATTCACTTTCACATTCACATTCACCCACCCTCACTTTCTTACGTCTTTTGCGAAGACGTAGGCGAAAATGCCGAGGTGTTTTCTGCAATGGGGGATAAAATTGTAGAAAGACCATTGACTAAGTGACGGGGGTAAAGAAGATAAAATGAGACGCTCGGTATTGCTCTCTTTTGCGCTCGCGGTGTCGCTCGTCTCACAGTGTTTCGCTCAAGGAGACATAGCTCAAGGAGAAGTCTTAACCCTCCAGAAGTGCCTTCAGATAGCCCTGGCACGCCATCCTGATGTGTTGGCAGCCGGCAGGCGTGTCGAATCGGAGATAGCCCGCACCGGGCAAATAGCGGCGGCAGACCGCATTAACGTGGACGCCTCGGCGAGCTATGCCAGGCGCTCTCCTGCGTCTGCTGTTGATCGAACCTACGACGACTATACTGCGAGTGTGGCACTCTCGCAAAAGATCTCCGATTCCGGAAGGAATGCTGCTCAACTTCGCGTTCAGAGCGAGATGACGACCGCCTCTCGAAGCAACTTTATGGGCGTGGCCGAGCAGGTCGCTTACGGCGTTAGAGAGGCATATTTCGGCGTGTTGGCCGCCAAAAGGAATGTAGAGGTCGCCAGTGAGGTGGTCAAGCAGTTCGAAGAACATCTCCTCCAGGCTCAGGGTTTCTATGAAGCAGGTGTGGCACCGCGCTTTGACGTGACGAAAGCGCAGGTGGATCTTAGCAATGCGAAGCTTGAGCTCATAAGGACGGAATCCGCACTGGAACTGGCATGGCGAACGCTTGACAACGCGATGGGCATGCCCCGCGCTCCCAATTACGACATAGAAGAAGCGCTGACTTTTGAGCCCCACGAGATCTCCGTGAACGAGGCAGCCTCCCGCGCTTATTCCCACAGGCCGGACCTCAAGGCCATGGAAGCTCAGAGGCGCGCCGCCGAAGAGTCGGTTACATTTGCAGCCAAGGGAGATGCTGCAGTTTTGTCGCTCTTCGCCGCCTACAGTTTTCAAGGGGAGAACTTTCCGTTGGAAGAGGGGTGGAATACGGGGCTTTCCATCTCCATCCCTGTCGTCGACGGCAGGCTCGTCCAAAACCAGGTAAAGGAAGCTCAGGCGAACCTGCAAGCTGCCATGGCCGACGAGGAATCGCTTCGCCAGAAAGTGCTACTGGAGGTGCAAGACGCCTACCTAAGCTTGGTGGAGTCGAGAGAGCGCATAGCCGTGGCCGAGCTGGGGGTGAAGCAGGCTATGGAAAACTTGGAGTTAGCCATGGGGCGCTATGCCGCGGGCGTAGGGAGCCCTATCGAGGTGACGGACGCTACCGTTAGCTATCGCGACGCCCAGAACAACCATGTCCAGGCGCTATACGATTACAACATAGCCCATGCAGCGCTTTTGAAAGCGATGGGGGAAGGTGCGTTATCGTTATGAAGAAGAGGTGGGTTTTTGTCGTTGTGGCAGCCGTGATAGCCATCTTCGTCGCAAGCAGGGCCTTTCGTGGCGACGGCGAAAATGTGGTTTACCGGACCGAACCGGCAACCAGGGGAGAAATTGTAGCATCCGTGTCGGCCACGGGGACGCTTTCTGCCGTGACGACGGTGGAGGTCGGCACTCAGGTTTCGGGCACGATAAAAGAGATCTACGTGGACTACAACTCGCAAGTTGAGAAAGGGCAGTTGATCGCGCTCATAAACCCTGAGACCTTCGAGGCTCAGGTGGAACAGGCTAAGGCAAACCTCGCGCTTGCCCAAGCCGGTGTGCTCAAGGCCAAAGCGACGCTGGATGACGCTAAGAGAAATCTGGAGCGCATGAAGCAGCTTGCCAACCGAAATCTCATCGCGCAGAGCGAGCTTGACGCGGCGCAGACCCAGTATGCCTTGGCCGAAGCAGGCCTCTCCGAGGCTCAGGCCCAAGTGGCCCAGGCTCAGGCAGCGCTCAAGAAAGCGCAAGTAGACCTGAAAAATACCAGGATCTATTCGCCTGTCAACGGCGTGGTCATCTCCAAGAGCGTGGACGTAGGCCAAACCGTGGCGGCCAGCTTTCAAACCCCTACCCTGTTTACGATTGCGGAGGACTTGACGAAGATGCAGATTGAAACCAGCGTGGACGAGGCCGACATAGGCCGTGTTTCCGTGGGCCAGGAAGTGGTCTTTACAGTCGATGCATATCCGAGCATTACCTTTTCCGGTAGCGTCTATCAGGTGCGGATAGAGCCTATCAAAGTGGAAAACGTCATCACCTATACCACGGTAGTATCCGTCGAAAACCCTGAGCTAAAACTCAAGCCTGGCATGACCGCGAACGTGACGATCATAACCGATAGGCGCCCTCAGGCACTCAGGGTTCCAAGTGCCGCCCTGCGCTTCCGTCCGTCCGATCATCCGTTGGCCGGTAAGATAAGCGGAGAGGCTGTTTGGATCGTGAAGGACGGCGGCATCCATCCCATAGCGATCGAAAGCGGCATCTCGGATGGTCGTTACGTGGAGGTCGCTTCCGGCGAAGTGAAAGAGGGAGATTTGGTTGTGGTCGAGGAGGGGCGTTCGACCAAAAGTTCGACCTCGCGCGGCAGGAGGTTTCCGTTTTAAGATGGCCCTGATCGAGGCAGAAGGGGTTCGTAAGGTTTACCGTATGGACGGGGTGACCGTGGAGGCCCTTAAGGGGGTGAGCTTCGGCATAAACAAGGGGGAGTTCGTAGCGATCATGGGGCCCTCTGGCTCCGGCAAGTCCACGCTTATGCACATTTTAGGCTGCCTCGACGTGCCGACGAGCGGGCGCTATCTGCTCGATGGTGTAGATGTAGGGTCTTTATCTCGAGATGGGCTGGCTGGGATTAGAAATCGCAAGATAGGCTTTGTCTTTCAGGGCTTCAACCTTCTCCAGCGCATGTCTGCGCTGGAGAACGTGGAACTCCCCATGCTCTACGGCGGTGTGCCTTCGAAAGAGCGTGCAGAAAAGGCGCTTGCGGCCTTGAAGACGGTCGGCCTGGAAGAGAGGAAGGACCACCGGCCCAATCAGCTCTCCGGTGGACAGCAGCAAAGGGTAGCTATCGCGAGGGCGCTTGTGAACGATCCGCCCCTAATTTTGGCAGACGAGCCTACGGGCAACCTCGACACCAAAACCAGCGTAGAAGTGATGGAATTGTTGGTCTCGCTGAACGAAGAGCATGACAAGACGATCGTCCTCGTCACGCATGAACCCGACATCGCCTCTTTCAGCAAACGCATCATCCGCGTCTTAGACGGCTCCATTTCATCGGATGAGGCGGTGATAAAACATGATGGGATTGCTTGAGACGGCAAAAATTTCCTTGAGGTCGCTGTGGGCCAACAAGATGCGCTCTGGGCTTGCCATCCTGGGTGTAATCATCGGCGTTGGCGCCGTCATAGCCATGATCGCAGTTGGGCGCGGCGCCAGCCTGCAGATAGAGAGCCACATCTCCAGCATGGGGAGTAACATCCTCATAATCGTGCCTGGGACCACCACCTCCGGCGGAGTGCGCATGGGAGCAGGCACACAGCAATCCCTTTCCCTCGATGACGCCATTGCGATCGAGAAAGAGTGTTCTGCCGTATCGCATGTCTCACCCGAGCTATCCGGCGTGGCTCAAGTGGTCTACGGCAATCGGAACTGGTCGACAGGCGTGATAGGCACGACGGAGGGGATGATGGACGTGCACAACTGGAGCGTCTCTTCGGGCAGATTTTTGACAGACCAAGATGTGCGCAGCAGCACGAAAGTGGCCGTCATAGGCGAAACGGTGGCCTATGAACTCTTCGGCAACGCGAATCCGGTCGGAGAGATCATAAGGATAAAGAAGGTGCCATTTCAGGTGGTAGGAGTTCTGGCTCCTAAAGGTCAGTCCGCCTTCGGTTCTGATCAGGATGACGTGATATTCGTTCCTGTCACGACGGCGCAGAAGCGCCTCTTCGGCACGCCATTTCCGAGGATGGTGCGGCGGATCAGCGTGAAGGCTCGCGATGCCGAAAGCATATACCTCGCCCAAGAGCAGATAACGGCGCTGCTGAGGCAGAGGCACCGCATAGGGCCAAATCAGGATGACGATTTCACAGTCAGAAACCTCACCCAGGCGATGGAGGCGGCACAACAATCCACTCAGGCCATGACGCTCCTTTTGGGAGCAATAGCTTCGGTTTCCCTGTTGGTGGGCGGCATAGGTATAATGAACATAATGTTGGTTTCAGTCACAGAGCGCACGAGGGAAATAGGCATACGCATGGCCGTGGGCGCAAGGCCGCGCGACATAAGGCTCCAATTCCTCATAGAGGCGTTTTTGCTCTCTGTCATTGGCGGAATAGCGGGAATCGCTTTGGGAACGTTTCTTTCGCAAATGCTGGTGCTCCTTTTTAACTGGAGCACGTCAATTTCCCCCTCCTCGATACTGCTGGCCTTTGGTTTTTCCGGCTTTGTTGGCGTATTCTTCGGCTTTTACCCAGCTTACAAAGCCTCCCTCATGGACCCCATCGAGGCCTTACGTTACGAATGACGCGCTCCTTTCGCTCTTAGGAACTTGGTATGGACGCTTTGTTTTTTAAAGCGCTCTCTGTATATTCTTAAAAACGAAAAAGGGGAGACTAACAGTCTCCCCACGCCATCTTTTCTTGCACTTAGCCCAGCGGAGGGGTGCTATAGGGCGGTTTACGACAAAAGGTTCGCTGCTCAAAAGCGTAAGCAATGGAGATCAGTGCCCCTTCGCTCCACGGACGGCCAAGGATCTCCAAACCGATCGGAACTCCTTCAGGGGCCGTTTTTGTGGGGTGGGAAAAGCCGCCAGGCAAAGTGATTGCTGGAAATCCGGTGACTGATCCAAGAACTCCATTGCGTTCCACTTGCGGTTCCCCAACGGGGACGACAAGTCTTTTTTGGTGCGGGTAAACAAAGGCATCAAGCTTTAAATCTGCCATAAGCTTCATTATCTGAGTGCGGAGGGTTAGTCGTTTGAGCATCCTTGTTTTGTAGGCATCGCTGTTTCTGCCCAAAATTGCAGCGGCTTTCATGTTCTCTACAATGCTCGGATGTATCTCCCCTGAGTCGATTAATTCAGATATCGTGTGGTATTTGACTTTCTCTCCGCAGCTTCGCAGATAGAATTCGAGGTCGTCTTTTAAGGTATGAAGATGGACGCTCACTTCAGATGTGAGGTAGTTTGTGTCAATTGGCTCATCCACATCCACGAGCACCGCACCACCGTCTTTCATTGCGTTGAGGCTCCGCTTTACGGCGAAGTTCACCTCTTCGTGTTCTGGTTTATCGCCAAAGAGGCTCCACAACACGCCAATACGCTTTCCTTGTAGGCCGTCAGGGCATAGGAAGTTGGTATATGTAGGAGGGATATTCCCTACCGCCCAGGCTGTTTCGGGGTCAGCCGGGTCATATCCAGCGATTACATCAAGAACGC of Acetomicrobium sp. S15 = DSM 107314 contains these proteins:
- a CDS encoding tRNA-binding protein, coding for MATINFEQFEAVEMRVGCILRAERNEKARKPAYKLWIDFGEEIGLKQSSAQIVDLYAPEELAGRLVVAVTNFPPKMVAGWVSEVLVLGVPDDEGRVCLLSVDDSPPLGARVF
- a CDS encoding TolC family protein; translated protein: MRRSVLLSFALAVSLVSQCFAQGDIAQGEVLTLQKCLQIALARHPDVLAAGRRVESEIARTGQIAAADRINVDASASYARRSPASAVDRTYDDYTASVALSQKISDSGRNAAQLRVQSEMTTASRSNFMGVAEQVAYGVREAYFGVLAAKRNVEVASEVVKQFEEHLLQAQGFYEAGVAPRFDVTKAQVDLSNAKLELIRTESALELAWRTLDNAMGMPRAPNYDIEEALTFEPHEISVNEAASRAYSHRPDLKAMEAQRRAAEESVTFAAKGDAAVLSLFAAYSFQGENFPLEEGWNTGLSISIPVVDGRLVQNQVKEAQANLQAAMADEESLRQKVLLEVQDAYLSLVESRERIAVAELGVKQAMENLELAMGRYAAGVGSPIEVTDATVSYRDAQNNHVQALYDYNIAHAALLKAMGEGALSL
- a CDS encoding efflux RND transporter periplasmic adaptor subunit; its protein translation is MKKRWVFVVVAAVIAIFVASRAFRGDGENVVYRTEPATRGEIVASVSATGTLSAVTTVEVGTQVSGTIKEIYVDYNSQVEKGQLIALINPETFEAQVEQAKANLALAQAGVLKAKATLDDAKRNLERMKQLANRNLIAQSELDAAQTQYALAEAGLSEAQAQVAQAQAALKKAQVDLKNTRIYSPVNGVVISKSVDVGQTVAASFQTPTLFTIAEDLTKMQIETSVDEADIGRVSVGQEVVFTVDAYPSITFSGSVYQVRIEPIKVENVITYTTVVSVENPELKLKPGMTANVTIITDRRPQALRVPSAALRFRPSDHPLAGKISGEAVWIVKDGGIHPIAIESGISDGRYVEVASGEVKEGDLVVVEEGRSTKSSTSRGRRFPF
- a CDS encoding ABC transporter ATP-binding protein, coding for MALIEAEGVRKVYRMDGVTVEALKGVSFGINKGEFVAIMGPSGSGKSTLMHILGCLDVPTSGRYLLDGVDVGSLSRDGLAGIRNRKIGFVFQGFNLLQRMSALENVELPMLYGGVPSKERAEKALAALKTVGLEERKDHRPNQLSGGQQQRVAIARALVNDPPLILADEPTGNLDTKTSVEVMELLVSLNEEHDKTIVLVTHEPDIASFSKRIIRVLDGSISSDEAVIKHDGIA
- a CDS encoding ABC transporter permease; the protein is MMGLLETAKISLRSLWANKMRSGLAILGVIIGVGAVIAMIAVGRGASLQIESHISSMGSNILIIVPGTTTSGGVRMGAGTQQSLSLDDAIAIEKECSAVSHVSPELSGVAQVVYGNRNWSTGVIGTTEGMMDVHNWSVSSGRFLTDQDVRSSTKVAVIGETVAYELFGNANPVGEIIRIKKVPFQVVGVLAPKGQSAFGSDQDDVIFVPVTTAQKRLFGTPFPRMVRRISVKARDAESIYLAQEQITALLRQRHRIGPNQDDDFTVRNLTQAMEAAQQSTQAMTLLLGAIASVSLLVGGIGIMNIMLVSVTERTREIGIRMAVGARPRDIRLQFLIEAFLLSVIGGIAGIALGTFLSQMLVLLFNWSTSISPSSILLAFGFSGFVGVFFGFYPAYKASLMDPIEALRYE
- a CDS encoding amidase family protein translates to MSGIDFRIEETTIQKIHEAMKEGRTSCRSIVEEYLRRIEAYDKKGPSLNAVILINPKALKEAEEIDSAFRKHGPIGPLHGIPVLLKDNVETGDMVTTSGSLALKNYLPDDDAFIVKRLKTAGAIILAKANMHEFAIWGESVSSVLGQVLNPYDLTRTPGGSSGGTGAGMAANFAAVGIGTDTINSIRSPASACSCVGIRPTIGLVSRDGICPYSLDQDTAGPICRTVEDAVRVLDVIAGYDPADPETAWAVGNIPPTYTNFLCPDGLQGKRIGVLWSLFGDKPEHEEVNFAVKRSLNAMKDGGAVLVDVDEPIDTNYLTSEVSVHLHTLKDDLEFYLRSCGEKVKYHTISELIDSGEIHPSIVENMKAAAILGRNSDAYKTRMLKRLTLRTQIMKLMADLKLDAFVYPHQKRLVVPVGEPQVERNGVLGSVTGFPAITLPGGFSHPTKTAPEGVPIGLEILGRPWSEGALISIAYAFEQRTFCRKPPYSTPPLG